One part of the Entelurus aequoreus isolate RoL-2023_Sb linkage group LG05, RoL_Eaeq_v1.1, whole genome shotgun sequence genome encodes these proteins:
- the flot1a gene encoding flotillin-1a isoform X3 — protein MFYTCGPNEAMVVSGFCRSPPLMIAGGRVFVIPCVQQLQRISLNTLTLNVKSDKVYTRHGVPVSVTGIAQMKIQGQNKQMLAAACQMFMGKSEAEIAQIALETLEGHQRAIIAHLTVEEIYKDRKKFSEQVFKVASSDLVNMGISVVSYTLKDVHDDQDYLHSLGKARTAQVQKDARIGEALNKRDAVIREAHAMQEKISAQYKNEIDMAKAQRDYELKKAAYDVEVNTKKAESEMAYQLQVAKTKQRIEEERMQVQVVERSQQITLQEQEITRKEKELEAKVKKPAEAERYRLEKLAEAQRLKLIMEAEAEAESIKIKGEAEAFAVEAKGRAEAEQMAKKAEAFQQYQDGAMVDMLLEKLPLMAEEISKPLCQAQKITMISSGGDVGAAKLSGEVLDIMTRLPDALEKLTGVNISQVAWKCKTLSSLKQITENQRQNNLQFKLQAALRGP, from the exons ATGTTCTACACCTGTGGGCCCAACGAAGCTATGGTGGTGTCAG GATTCTGTCGCTCTCCTCCGCTGATGATCGCTGGAGGCCGAGTCTTCGTCATCCCTTGCGTGCAGCAGTTACAGAG GATCTCCCTCAACACTCTGACGCTGAACGTGAAGAGCGACAAGGTGTACACGCGCCACGGCGTGCCCGTGTCCGTCACGGGCATCGCGCAG ATGAAGATCCAGGGTCAGAACAAGCAGATGTTGGCCGCTGCCTGCCAGATGTTCATGGGGAAGTCGGAGGCGGAGATAGCGCAGATCGCCTTGGAGACGCTGGAAGGGCACCAGAGGGCCATCATAGCACACCTGACTGTGGAG GAGATCTACAAGGACCGCAAGAAGTTCTCCGAGCAGGTCTTCAAAGTAGCCTCCTCTGACCTGGTCAACATGGGCATCAGCGTGGTCAGCTACACGCTCAAAGACGTGCACGACGACCAG GATTACCTGCATTCTCTGGGGAAGGCTCGCACGGCCCAGGTCCAGAAAGACGCTCGTATCGGCGAGGCGCTCAACAAGAGAGATGCTGTGATCAGG GAGGCCCACGCCATGCAGGAGAAGATCTCGGCTCAGTACAAGAACGAGATCGACATGGCCAAGGCCCAGCGTGACTATGAGCTCAAGAAGGCCGCCTACGACGTTGAAGTCAACACCAAGAAGGCGGAGTCAGAGATGGCCTACCAGCTGCAG GTGGCCAAGACTAAGCAGCGCATCGAGGAGGAGAGGATGCAGGTGCAGGTGGTGGAGCGCAGCCAGCAGATCACGCTGCAAGAGCAGGAGATCACCCGCAAGGAGAAGGAGCTGGAGGCCAAGGTGAAGAAGCCCGCCGAGGCCGAGAGATATCGCCTGGAAAAACTGGCCGAGGCCCAGCG CCTCAAGTTGATCATGGAGGCTGAAGCAGAGGCGGAGTCCATCAAG ATCAAAGGCGAGGCGGAGGCCTTCGCCGTGGAGGCCAAAGGTCGCGCCGAGGCCGAGCAGATGGCGAAGAAGGCGGAGGCCTTCCAGCAGTACCAGGACGGCGCCATGGTGGACATGTTGCTGGAGAAACTGCCCCTG ATGGCAGAAGAGATCAGCAAGCCTCTGTGTCAGGCCCAGAAGATTACCATGATATCGAGTGGCGGCGACGTGGGCGCCGCCAAACTGTCCGGAGAGGTCCTGGACATCATGACGCGCCTCCCCGACGCGCTGGAGAAGCTGACCGGGGTCAACATCTCCCAG gtgGCCTGGAAGTGCAAAACACTTTCATCCTTGAAACAAATTACAGAAAACCAAAGGCAAAACAATTTACAAttcaagctgcaagcagcgttgagaGGGCCATGA